The sequence below is a genomic window from Halosolutus gelatinilyticus.
TGCGTGGGCAACGTCTCGTGGCTGAACAGCGAGGAGCAAAGCTCCTCGAGCAGTCGGACGCAGTCCGACGACGACGATCGCTTCGCGCACACGCACGCGGTCCTCTCCGACGACGCGGGCACGACATACGCGGGCCACCTGAACGAGGCGACGGTTTGGGCGGGCGAGGTGTACATGCGGGTCTTCGAGGAGGGCCTGGAACGCGAGTACGACGAGACCACCGAACTCGACCTCTGGCTCTGACATGCGCGAGGCAGACCGGCGGTACTTCGAACGCCTCGAATCCCAACTCGACGAGGCGTTCGACGTCGCCGAACGCGCGAAGGAGGGCAGCGCGGATCCGAAACCCGAGGTCGAGATTCCCGTCGCCAAGGACATGGCCGATCGGGTCGAGAACATCCTCGGGATCGAGGGGGTCGCCGAGCGCGTCCGCGAATTGGAAGGAGAAATGTCCCGCGAGGAGGCCGCCCTCGAACTCGCGAAGGACTTCGCCGAGGGTCGGGTCGGCGACTACGAGACGAAAGCCGGCAAGGTCGAAGGCGCCGTTCGAACCGCGGTCGCCCTGCTGACCGAGGGCGTCGTCGCCGCGCCGATCGAGGGGATCGACAAGGTCGAGATCGTAGAAAACGACGACGGAACGGAGTTCGTCAACGTCTACTACGCCGGACCGATCCGTTCCGCGGGCGGGACCGCGCAGGCGCTGTCCGTGCTGGTCGCGGACTACACCCGCGCGCTCGTCGGCATCGAGCAGTACGACGCCCGCCAGGAGGAGATCGAACGCTACGCCGAGGAGGTCGCCCTCTACGACAAGGAGACCGGCCTGCAGTACACGCCCAAGGACAAGGAGACGAAGTTCATCGCCAAGCACATGCCGATCATGCTGGACGGCGAGGCGACGGGCGACGAGGAGGTCTCCGGCTTCCGCGACTTAGAACGGGTCGACACCAACAGCGCCCGCGGCGGGATGTGTCTCGTCATGGCCGAGGGGATCGCGCTCAAGGCGCCGAAGATCCAGCGCTACACTCGGAACTTAGACGAGATCGACTGGCCGTGGCTCCAGGATCTCATCGACGGCACCTACTACGACGACGCGGAAGACGACGCGGAGTCCGGCGACGACGCCGACGAGGACGAAGCGCCCGCCGAAACGGACGGGGAGGCCGAAGACGACGCGGAGTCGGCCGTCGAGTCCGAGGGGCCGCCGCGCGTCGGCGAATCGAAGAAATTCCTCCGGGACCTGATCGCCGGTCGGCCGGTCTTCTCGCATCCCTGCGCGGAGGGCGGCTTCCGTCTGCGCTACGGCCGGGCGCGCAACCACGGCTTCGCGACCGCGGGGGTCCATCCCGCCGCGATGCACCTGGTCGATGACTTCCTCGCGACGGGTACCCAGATCAAGACCGAGCGACCGGGGAAAGCGGCCGGCGTCGTCCCCGTCGACTCGATCGAGGGGCCGACCGTCAAACTCGCCAACGGCGACGTCCGGCGGATCGACGACCCCGAGAACGCCGTAGAGATCAGAAACGGCGTCGAGAAGATCTTGGACCTCGGCGAGTACCTCGTCAACTACGGCGAGTTCGTCGAGAACAACCACCCGCTCGCGCCCGCTTCCTACACCTACGAGTGGTGGGTCCAGGACCTCGACGCGGCCGGCGCGGACGTCCAGGCGCTCGAGGACGATCCGCACGTCAACCTCGAGTTTCCGCCCGCCGATCGCGCCCTCGAATGGGCCCGCGAGTACGACGCGCCCTTACACCCCGAGTACACCTACCTCTGGCACGACATCTCCGTCGAGGCCTTCTGCGACCTCGCGGCGACCGTCGCCGACGGACGGATCGAGGACGGGGTCGACGGCGAGGGCACGACGCTCGTGCTCGACTACGCCGACGCCACCCGCGAGGCGCTCGAGGCGATCGTCATCGAACACCGCCAGCGCGAGGGCGAGGGCCGCATCGAGATCGACGACTGGGGACCGTTCGTGCGATCGCTCGGCTGCGAGATCCGTCGGACCGCGACCGACGGCGCGCGGGCCGAGGTCGACGCCGAGGGCGAGGGCCCCGACCCGGGTGCCGGGGCGATCGAACTCGTCCGCACCTGGGCCGACGACGACCTCTCCGAGCGCGCCCGCACCTGGGGACACGAGGACGACGGTGATAACGCAATCGAGGCGGTCAACGAGGTCGCCCCGTTTCCGGTCCGCGAGCGCGCCCCCACTCGGATCGGTAACCGGATGGGCCGGCCCGAGAAGTCCGAACGCCGGGACCTGAGTCCGCCGGTGCACACGCTGTTCCCGATCGGCGAGGCCGGCGGCGCCCAGCGAAATGTCGCCGACGCGGCCAAACACGCCGAGACGATGTCGGACACGCCCGGCGTCATCGAGGTGCAGATCGGCCGCCAGCGCTGTGGACGGTGCGGCACGGAGACGTTCAAGAACCGCTGTCCCGACTGCGACCAGCGGACCGCGCCCGACTACCGCTGTCCCGACTGCGACCAGCGGGTCGAACCCGACGAGGCGGGCCGCGTCGAGTGCGATCGCTGCGAGCGCGAGGCCACCTGCGTCGAGATCCGCGAGATCGACGTCCACGAGGAGTACCGAGACGCCCTGGAGGCCGTCGGCGAGCGGGAGAACGCCTTCGAGATCCTCAAAGGCGTAAAGGGGCTGACTTCGACGACCAAGATCCCCGAACCGATCGAGAAGGGGGTCTTACGCGCGAAACACGACGTGAGCGCGTTCAAGGACGGCACCGTTCGGTACGACATGACCGACCTTCCCGTGACGGCCGTCCGGGCGAGCGAACTGGACGTCGACGTCGGTCAATTGCAGGCGCTCGGCTACGATGAGGACGTCCACGGCGAACCGCTCGCCCACGAGGACCAGCTGGTCGAACTGAAGGTCCAGGATATCGTCCTCTCCGACGGCGCCGCCGAGCACATGATGCAGACGGCGGACTTCATCGACGACCTCTTGGAGAGCTACTACGGCCTCGAACCGTTCTACGAGATCGACGATCGGCAGGAACTCGTCGGCGAACTGGTTTTCGGGATGGCACCCCACACGAGCGCCGCAACTATCGGGAGAGTGATCGGATTCACGAGCGCGGCGGTCGGATACGCGCATCCGTACTTTCACGCCGCAAAACGCCGGAATTGCGACGGTGACGAGGATTGCGTGATGCTCCTTCTCGACGGCCTATTGAACTTTAGCATCAAATTCTTGCCAGATAAACGAGGGGGAAAAATGGACGCGCCCTTGGTCATGTCCTCCCGGATCGACCCGTCCGAGATCGACGACGAGGCCCACAACATGGACATCGTCTCGCGGTACCCCCGCGAGTTCTACCTCGCTACTCGCGAGATGGCCGATCCCGGGGAAGTGGACGTCCGGATCGCCGAGGACACCCTCGGCACCGACGACGAATACACCGGCTTCGAGCACACCCACGACACGACGGACATCGCGATGGGTCCCGACCTCTCGGCGTACAAGACCCTCGGCTCGATGATGGACAAGATGGACGCGCAACTCGAACTCTCGCGGAAACTCGCGGCGGTCGACGAGACCGACGTCGCCGAGCGGGTGATCGAGTACCACTTCTTGCCGGACCTGATCGGCAATCTCCGGGCGTTCTCGCGCCAGGAAACCCGGTGTCTCGACTGCGGCGAGAAGTTCCGTCGGATGCCGCTGACCGAAACCTGCCGGGAGTGCGGCGGTCGGGTCAACCTCACCGTCCACAAGGGATCGGTGAACAAGTACATGCAGACGGCGATCCAGGTCGCCGAGGAGTACGACTGTCGCTCCTACACGAAACAGCGGTTAGAGGTCCTGGAGCGATCGCTCGAGAGCATCTTCGAAAACGACAAAAACAAGCAATCGGGCATCGAGGACTTCATGTGATCGCCATCGACGAGCAATCGGCGTCGCCTTCGCGGGATCGGGGGCTGCTCGCCGCCGACCGTATTGATCCATTACTCGGTTCGAGCGACGTCGCGATCGCTACTCTCTCGGACTGGGGGTCCTCCCTCCTGACCGCCGATTCTATTTCTCAACGACTCGGGAACCGTTATAATTCGCGGTGGAGAACGATCCTACGATGACGGATTCCGATTCGCCGGCGTCGAGCGACGACGATACGAGCGACGGCGTTTCTACCGGCGATGCCCCAGTAACGATCGAAGACGACGGTATCGGTCGGTGGCTGTTACGGTCCGACGACGACACCGCGGTCCTGATGCGGGACGTGGTCTCGATCGCGGCGGTCGTCGCCGTCGTCGGCCTCCTTCTGTTCGCCGTGAGCGGCGTCTGGCCGCCGTTCGTTGCCGTCGAGAGCCCGAGCATGGAACCGAATATGAACACGGGTGACCTGGTTTTCGTCGTCGATCAGCATCGATTCGAGGGGGCCGGGACGGTCGCCGACACCGGCGTCGTGACGAAGTCCAGTGCTGCCGACAGCAGTGATGGTCGGTTCGGCGGCACCGGCGACGTGATCGTCTTTGCCCCCGGTGGCGATCGGACTGCGACGCCGATCATCCATCGGGCGCACTTCTGGGTCGACGACGGCGAAAACTGGGTCGACACCAAGGCGAACCAGGAGTACCTCGGCGGGAACGTCGACTGCGACGACGTGACCTACTGCCCGGCGCCACACGCCGGTTTCATCACCAAGGGCGATGCGAACCTCAGGTACGATCAGGCCGGCGGCGGTGCGCGCACGACCGTCGTCGCCCCCGGGTGGATCACCGGGAAGGCGCTGTTCAGAA
It includes:
- a CDS encoding PPC domain-containing DNA-binding protein; the protein is MNYRAVETESEYVARLETGADWRAEIESLANEVEADAAWFTALGAVQDAELWFYDQDDCEYYPIEFDEPLEVASCVGNVSWLNSEEQSSSSSRTQSDDDDRFAHTHAVLSDDAGTTYAGHLNEATVWAGEVYMRVFEEGLEREYDETTELDLWL
- a CDS encoding DNA polymerase II large subunit translates to MREADRRYFERLESQLDEAFDVAERAKEGSADPKPEVEIPVAKDMADRVENILGIEGVAERVRELEGEMSREEAALELAKDFAEGRVGDYETKAGKVEGAVRTAVALLTEGVVAAPIEGIDKVEIVENDDGTEFVNVYYAGPIRSAGGTAQALSVLVADYTRALVGIEQYDARQEEIERYAEEVALYDKETGLQYTPKDKETKFIAKHMPIMLDGEATGDEEVSGFRDLERVDTNSARGGMCLVMAEGIALKAPKIQRYTRNLDEIDWPWLQDLIDGTYYDDAEDDAESGDDADEDEAPAETDGEAEDDAESAVESEGPPRVGESKKFLRDLIAGRPVFSHPCAEGGFRLRYGRARNHGFATAGVHPAAMHLVDDFLATGTQIKTERPGKAAGVVPVDSIEGPTVKLANGDVRRIDDPENAVEIRNGVEKILDLGEYLVNYGEFVENNHPLAPASYTYEWWVQDLDAAGADVQALEDDPHVNLEFPPADRALEWAREYDAPLHPEYTYLWHDISVEAFCDLAATVADGRIEDGVDGEGTTLVLDYADATREALEAIVIEHRQREGEGRIEIDDWGPFVRSLGCEIRRTATDGARAEVDAEGEGPDPGAGAIELVRTWADDDLSERARTWGHEDDGDNAIEAVNEVAPFPVRERAPTRIGNRMGRPEKSERRDLSPPVHTLFPIGEAGGAQRNVADAAKHAETMSDTPGVIEVQIGRQRCGRCGTETFKNRCPDCDQRTAPDYRCPDCDQRVEPDEAGRVECDRCEREATCVEIREIDVHEEYRDALEAVGERENAFEILKGVKGLTSTTKIPEPIEKGVLRAKHDVSAFKDGTVRYDMTDLPVTAVRASELDVDVGQLQALGYDEDVHGEPLAHEDQLVELKVQDIVLSDGAAEHMMQTADFIDDLLESYYGLEPFYEIDDRQELVGELVFGMAPHTSAATIGRVIGFTSAAVGYAHPYFHAAKRRNCDGDEDCVMLLLDGLLNFSIKFLPDKRGGKMDAPLVMSSRIDPSEIDDEAHNMDIVSRYPREFYLATREMADPGEVDVRIAEDTLGTDDEYTGFEHTHDTTDIAMGPDLSAYKTLGSMMDKMDAQLELSRKLAAVDETDVAERVIEYHFLPDLIGNLRAFSRQETRCLDCGEKFRRMPLTETCRECGGRVNLTVHKGSVNKYMQTAIQVAEEYDCRSYTKQRLEVLERSLESIFENDKNKQSGIEDFM
- a CDS encoding S26 family signal peptidase translates to MTDSDSPASSDDDTSDGVSTGDAPVTIEDDGIGRWLLRSDDDTAVLMRDVVSIAAVVAVVGLLLFAVSGVWPPFVAVESPSMEPNMNTGDLVFVVDQHRFEGAGTVADTGVVTKSSAADSSDGRFGGTGDVIVFAPGGDRTATPIIHRAHFWVDDGENWVDTKANQEYLGGNVDCDDVTYCPAPHAGFITKGDANLRYDQAGGGARTTVVAPGWITGKALFRIPWLGYVRLAVDSVLVSVPVLTGLTVAGASIGIRSSFGRRF